The proteins below come from a single Nocardioides eburneiflavus genomic window:
- a CDS encoding threonine/serine dehydratase yields MLLTRDDVLAARERITGHVRRTPLLAPAPSGRDRLWLKCEHLQHCGVFKTRGAFNRQLAARERDELGAAGVVVASGGNAGLAQAFVARELGVRATVFVPETAPEVKVARIRQYGAEVRRVGTEYAEAQEAAVAFAHERGATFAHAYDQPEVAAGAGTLALEVLDDEPRTDTIVVAVGGGGLYAGVAAAVRGRAKVVAVEPELIPTLHVALEAGHPVDVEVSGVAADSLGARRIGDLALASALAEPPVPVLVGEDEIVAARPPVGRAPDRVRARSGDRDGRSALGRLRPGRGRARGCRGLWRQHRPRHARVADTAAARPEGPRRCCARFRAVPPPLGGSVPRREVEVRGGRCWAQRNAAAHFLSVVRRRPVTGCRENSRVVWTGLSRSPRSAPGGSGRARR; encoded by the coding sequence GTGCTCCTCACTCGTGACGACGTCCTGGCTGCCCGCGAGCGGATCACGGGTCACGTGCGCCGCACTCCCCTGCTGGCGCCCGCGCCCTCCGGGCGCGACCGGCTGTGGCTCAAGTGCGAGCACCTCCAGCACTGCGGTGTGTTCAAGACCCGCGGTGCGTTCAACCGGCAGCTCGCGGCACGCGAGCGAGACGAGCTGGGTGCGGCCGGCGTCGTGGTGGCCTCGGGTGGCAACGCCGGGCTCGCCCAGGCGTTCGTGGCCCGCGAGCTGGGCGTACGAGCCACCGTGTTCGTGCCCGAGACCGCGCCGGAGGTCAAGGTCGCGCGCATCCGGCAGTACGGCGCCGAGGTGCGGCGGGTCGGGACGGAGTACGCCGAGGCCCAGGAGGCCGCGGTCGCGTTCGCGCACGAGCGGGGTGCCACGTTCGCCCATGCCTACGACCAGCCCGAGGTGGCGGCCGGAGCCGGCACGCTGGCCCTGGAGGTGCTCGACGACGAGCCCCGCACCGACACGATCGTCGTCGCGGTCGGGGGCGGCGGCCTCTACGCCGGGGTGGCCGCTGCTGTGAGGGGGCGGGCGAAGGTGGTGGCCGTCGAGCCCGAGCTCATCCCGACGCTGCACGTCGCGCTGGAGGCAGGGCATCCGGTCGACGTGGAGGTGTCCGGGGTGGCCGCGGACTCGCTCGGCGCCCGCCGGATCGGCGACCTCGCCCTCGCCTCGGCGCTGGCGGAGCCGCCCGTCCCGGTCCTGGTGGGCGAGGACGAGATCGTCGCCGCGCGCCCACCTGTGGGCCGAGCACCGGATCGCGTCCGAGCACGGAGCGGCGACCGCGATGGCCGCTCTGCTCTCGGGCGCCTACGTCCCGGCCGAGGGCGAGCGCGTGGCTGTCGTGGTCTGTGGCGCCAACACCGACCCCGCCACGCTCGCGTAGCCGACACAGCAGCGGCGCGACCCGAGGGGCCGCGCCGCTGTTGCGCGCGTTTTCGGGCCGTCCCACCGCCACTGGGGGGATCCGTACCCCGGCGGGAGGTCGAGGTACGGGGTGGGCGGTGCTGGGCCCAGCGGAACGCGGCCGCTCACTTCCTCAGCGTCGTCCGACGTCGACCTGTTACGGGCTGTCGCGAGAATTCTCGAGTGGTCTGGACCGGACTCAGTCGTTCTCCCAGGTCGGCCCCGGGCGGTAGCGGTCGGGCTCGACGGTGA
- a CDS encoding phospholipase D-like domain-containing protein, whose amino-acid sequence MSRLFVLLIALCLALGTHAAEVPAATAVVPATSGGVVAAGQVGAASTSARITALDRKRWKAPQGPFFNDPRRKKGWFRIERKVIDTIKHTRRGSRIRIAVYSFDRMPVAKALIAAHRRGVKVQMILNDHQYTKAMRAVRREIGAKRGRSSFIYRCKAGCRSTQNQYNNMHTKFYSFSQAGRSRDVLAVGSANLMLNADIHQWNDLYFTSGDHELFRQFVRLFNDMRKDHDTRQPPLSFCGTPANGVACDDSVDKHTVWAWPKPSGPKNDLVLDLLGKVQCLTPDGSGGQERSRIVVSMHTMRGNRGDYLASAIRQKWIEGCRVRVLYGLIGYHTKRIVGAPTARGRIPLRSTGLDFNPDDDYDLNKDGKDDLILTYYSHQKYVAIQGTYNGKPDTQMVVTGSANWASLSPGNDELWMTIRGKKLTRKYVRNFNYQWRRKRNSRNAYTTTYVNFRVARTVVDEDGEERTVWRTVRRPVVTVEPDRYRPGPTWEND is encoded by the coding sequence GTGTCGAGGCTGTTCGTCCTGCTCATCGCCCTGTGCCTCGCTCTGGGCACCCACGCCGCTGAGGTGCCCGCGGCGACGGCGGTCGTTCCTGCGACGTCCGGGGGAGTGGTGGCCGCCGGGCAGGTCGGCGCCGCATCGACGAGCGCGAGGATCACGGCGCTCGATCGCAAACGGTGGAAGGCGCCGCAGGGACCGTTCTTCAACGACCCGCGCCGCAAGAAGGGCTGGTTCCGCATCGAGCGGAAGGTCATCGACACGATCAAGCACACGCGCAGGGGGTCGAGGATCCGGATCGCCGTGTACTCGTTCGACCGGATGCCCGTGGCCAAGGCGCTCATCGCCGCGCACCGGCGAGGCGTCAAGGTGCAGATGATCCTCAACGATCACCAGTACACGAAGGCGATGCGGGCGGTCCGCCGGGAGATCGGCGCCAAGCGCGGTCGTTCGAGCTTCATCTACCGCTGCAAGGCCGGGTGCCGGAGCACGCAGAACCAGTACAACAACATGCACACGAAGTTCTACTCGTTCTCGCAGGCTGGGCGGTCCAGGGACGTCCTGGCCGTCGGGTCGGCCAACCTGATGCTCAACGCCGACATCCACCAGTGGAACGACCTCTACTTCACCTCCGGCGACCACGAGCTGTTCCGCCAGTTCGTCCGCCTGTTCAACGACATGCGCAAGGACCACGACACCCGGCAGCCGCCGCTGTCCTTCTGCGGCACGCCCGCCAACGGCGTCGCGTGCGACGACTCCGTGGACAAGCACACGGTCTGGGCGTGGCCCAAGCCGTCCGGTCCGAAGAACGACCTCGTGCTGGACCTGCTGGGCAAGGTCCAGTGCCTGACCCCCGACGGCTCCGGTGGCCAGGAGCGCAGCCGCATCGTGGTGTCGATGCACACCATGCGCGGGAACCGTGGCGACTACCTCGCCTCGGCGATCCGGCAGAAGTGGATCGAGGGGTGTCGTGTGCGCGTCCTGTACGGCCTGATCGGCTACCACACCAAGCGCATCGTCGGCGCCCCGACGGCGCGCGGTCGGATCCCGCTGCGCTCGACCGGGCTGGACTTCAACCCCGACGACGACTACGACCTCAACAAGGACGGCAAGGACGACCTGATCCTGACCTACTACAGCCACCAGAAGTACGTCGCGATCCAGGGCACCTACAACGGCAAGCCCGACACCCAGATGGTGGTCACCGGGTCAGCCAACTGGGCGAGCCTCAGCCCTGGCAACGATGAGCTCTGGATGACGATCCGCGGCAAGAAGCTCACCCGCAAGTACGTCCGCAACTTCAACTACCAGTGGAGGAGGAAGCGGAACTCGCGCAACGCCTACACCACGACGTACGTCAACTTCCGCGTCGCCCGCACGGTCGTCGACGAGGACGGCGAGGAGCGCACCGTGTGGCGCACGGTCAGGCGCCCGGTCGTCACCGTCGAGCCCGACCGCTACCGCCCGGGGCCGACCTGGGAGAACGACTGA
- a CDS encoding DUF2254 domain-containing protein, with protein MTRISRRLRDKFWVVPLLFAGAAVGLALALTALDDWFDTSLSLPLLFAGGPEGARALLAAIITSMISFTALVFSITIVVLQLTSSQFSPRVLRTFLRDWVNQVALGVFVATFVYALVVLRAVRGTAQTDTFVPQLAVTAAFGFVLASVVVFLVYIDHIAQSIRAATIVTRIAEETREVLDQRHPPDAAERSLLQPPESGGHRVDAEAPGVVQRVDDRALLELAEEHGVTICLLRAIGEFVPEGAPLVEVHGDVVPDEEALRAHVHLGKERALDEDVGFGLRQLIDIAERALSPGVNDPTTAVQVIDQLHDLLRRLATRPLPPRQRITGAGRLAVHVPGPGFSDYLALAVDEIAHWGSDVDRVQHRLGVLLRDLSEAALPAHRPAVARALQSFGDPSRALWRKQSPEPTDTGLR; from the coding sequence ATGACCCGGATCTCGAGACGTCTGCGCGACAAGTTCTGGGTGGTGCCCCTGCTGTTCGCGGGGGCGGCTGTCGGCCTCGCACTGGCGCTCACCGCGCTCGACGACTGGTTCGACACCTCGCTCTCGCTGCCCTTGCTGTTTGCCGGCGGGCCCGAGGGCGCTCGCGCACTGCTCGCCGCGATCATCACGTCGATGATCTCCTTCACCGCTTTGGTGTTCTCGATCACGATCGTGGTGCTCCAGCTCACCAGCAGCCAGTTCTCGCCCCGGGTGTTGCGCACCTTCCTCCGTGACTGGGTCAACCAGGTAGCGCTCGGTGTCTTCGTCGCTACCTTCGTCTACGCACTGGTCGTGCTCCGGGCCGTCCGCGGCACCGCACAGACCGACACCTTCGTTCCCCAGCTCGCGGTGACCGCGGCCTTCGGGTTCGTGCTGGCGAGCGTCGTGGTGTTCCTGGTCTACATCGACCACATCGCGCAGTCCATCCGCGCGGCCACGATCGTCACCAGGATTGCCGAGGAGACGCGCGAGGTGCTCGACCAGCGCCACCCGCCCGACGCGGCCGAGCGGTCTCTCCTGCAACCGCCCGAGTCCGGCGGGCACCGTGTGGACGCGGAAGCGCCGGGCGTGGTCCAGCGGGTCGACGACCGGGCGCTGCTGGAACTGGCCGAGGAGCACGGGGTGACGATCTGCCTCCTGCGTGCCATCGGGGAGTTCGTCCCCGAGGGTGCGCCACTGGTGGAGGTCCACGGCGACGTCGTGCCGGACGAAGAAGCGCTTCGAGCGCACGTGCACCTCGGCAAGGAGCGCGCCCTGGACGAAGACGTCGGCTTCGGGCTCCGACAGCTCATCGACATCGCCGAGCGCGCCTTGTCGCCGGGGGTCAACGATCCCACCACGGCCGTGCAGGTCATCGACCAGCTCCACGACCTGCTGCGCCGGTTGGCCACCCGCCCGCTGCCGCCCAGGCAGCGCATCACCGGAGCCGGCCGGCTGGCCGTGCACGTGCCGGGGCCGGGTTTCTCGGACTACCTCGCCCTGGCTGTGGACGAGATCGCCCACTGGGGCTCGGACGTCGATCGCGTCCAGCACCGCCTCGGAGTCCTCCTGCGCGACCTCTCCGAGGCGGCCCTGCCCGCACACCGGCCGGCCGTGGCGCGGGCGCTGCAGTCCTTCGGGGATCCCTCGCGCGCGCTCTGGAGGAAGCAGTCGCCCGAACCGACCGACACTGGACTGCGCTGA
- a CDS encoding metallophosphoesterase family protein, with protein sequence MTPRTSDVGRVLATFAVSAMAAGVVCSPLVAERAVESVSFADHLGVVPVEVSVTHNGTSTLDTGVFGRLYWDRTGAGGFGALLRITGPPQADGDSLAAYASPGFLKTSTAFIDDPSAVARAYGEELRSRALITFWRLELVVALVGGVLLTLVLRGRPPFPGASWRRRAGICLVVGAAATASSVVTAVWLFHQWDGNAPVEDALPLPGVPGVSLSSSQSLEIAAQVRPFVEKNTRRIRERSDAYAAAVSTSLAAELADPVLTLDPRPGEQIVLAEADTQGSFVGQRVREAIYAVLRERLGDDAIAVRTISGDVTSNGTVAEASYVHAEAGTLPGTPLIVVKGDHDTATTLAQLDDEGIVNPHLDPVEVDGLRVVAGNDPTFKTLFGGTVVNDSGTTQAEIGAAVRMVVDPDLDGEVPAMVVLLHQPGSVDGYLGVDALDLVDDVDTTTSTTPREDGVPDVPPGIVNIGHLHDSSSPVVLWNTDTDDVTWTVVNQLGTAGGVEENPTFNRFSTPFSTPLKDLSVQLQYVDVATGLQTGYVELTAGPSGTVTVSGRTDLGLPLVGR encoded by the coding sequence GTGACCCCCCGGACATCCGATGTCGGCCGGGTGCTCGCCACCTTCGCGGTGAGCGCCATGGCGGCGGGGGTCGTGTGCAGCCCGTTGGTGGCCGAGCGAGCCGTCGAGTCGGTCAGCTTCGCGGACCACCTCGGGGTGGTGCCCGTCGAGGTCTCCGTGACCCACAACGGCACCTCGACCCTGGACACCGGCGTGTTCGGCCGCCTCTACTGGGACCGCACCGGTGCCGGCGGCTTCGGCGCCCTGCTGAGGATCACCGGACCTCCGCAGGCGGATGGCGACTCGCTCGCCGCCTACGCCAGCCCGGGGTTCCTCAAGACCAGCACTGCGTTCATCGACGACCCGTCAGCGGTGGCCCGGGCGTACGGCGAGGAGCTGCGGAGCCGCGCACTCATCACCTTCTGGCGCCTGGAGCTCGTGGTCGCCCTCGTGGGCGGCGTCCTCCTCACCCTCGTCCTTCGTGGTCGGCCACCCTTCCCCGGGGCGTCGTGGCGTCGCCGTGCCGGAATTTGCCTGGTGGTGGGCGCTGCCGCCACAGCATCGTCGGTCGTCACGGCCGTTTGGCTGTTCCACCAGTGGGACGGCAACGCTCCCGTCGAGGACGCCCTCCCTCTGCCGGGGGTGCCTGGCGTGTCCTTGAGCAGCTCGCAGTCCCTCGAGATAGCCGCCCAGGTGCGACCCTTCGTGGAGAAGAACACCCGGCGCATCCGCGAACGCAGCGACGCCTACGCAGCTGCCGTCTCGACCAGCCTGGCGGCCGAGCTCGCCGACCCGGTCCTGACGCTGGACCCTCGACCGGGGGAGCAGATCGTCCTCGCCGAGGCGGACACGCAAGGGAGCTTCGTGGGTCAGCGGGTGCGCGAGGCCATCTATGCCGTGCTGCGCGAGCGGCTCGGGGACGACGCCATCGCGGTCCGGACGATCTCGGGCGACGTGACGTCCAACGGGACGGTGGCGGAGGCCTCGTACGTGCATGCGGAGGCTGGCACCCTGCCCGGCACCCCGCTCATCGTCGTCAAGGGGGACCACGACACGGCCACGACCCTGGCCCAGCTCGACGACGAGGGCATCGTCAACCCCCACCTGGACCCAGTCGAGGTCGACGGGCTGCGTGTGGTGGCCGGCAACGACCCGACCTTCAAGACCCTCTTCGGTGGAACGGTCGTCAACGATTCGGGCACCACACAGGCTGAGATCGGCGCCGCCGTGCGAATGGTGGTCGACCCCGACCTTGACGGTGAGGTGCCTGCGATGGTGGTGCTCCTGCACCAGCCCGGATCGGTTGACGGCTACCTCGGTGTCGACGCCCTCGACCTGGTCGACGACGTCGACACCACCACCTCGACGACACCACGAGAGGACGGAGTCCCCGATGTCCCGCCCGGGATCGTCAACATCGGACACCTGCACGACTCGTCCTCGCCGGTGGTCCTGTGGAACACCGACACCGACGACGTCACGTGGACGGTCGTGAACCAGTTGGGCACCGCTGGCGGCGTGGAGGAGAACCCGACGTTCAACCGCTTCTCGACGCCGTTCTCGACGCCGCTGAAGGACCTCAGCGTCCAGCTGCAGTACGTCGACGTGGCGACGGGCCTCCAGACGGGCTACGTGGAGCTGACCGCGGGGCCGAGCGGCACGGTGACGGTGTCGGGGCGGACCGACCTCGGCCTGCCCCTCGTCGGCCGGTGA
- a CDS encoding DMT family transporter: MWGALGLLALAIGAEVAATASLPRTEGFRSPGWSLLVVAGYATSIWLLSLVVRDIPVSTAYAVWAGAGTALVAVVGVVWLGENWNWVTVTSLAMIIIGVVALNMGGAH, encoded by the coding sequence ATGTGGGGTGCACTGGGGTTGCTGGCGCTGGCCATCGGAGCCGAGGTGGCCGCAACCGCGAGCCTTCCCCGCACCGAAGGCTTCCGCAGTCCTGGTTGGAGCCTTCTCGTGGTCGCGGGCTACGCCACGTCGATCTGGCTGTTGTCACTCGTCGTGCGCGACATCCCCGTGTCGACGGCCTACGCCGTGTGGGCGGGTGCCGGTACGGCGCTGGTGGCCGTCGTGGGCGTGGTGTGGCTGGGCGAGAACTGGAACTGGGTCACGGTGACCTCCCTGGCGATGATCATCATCGGGGTCGTGGCCCTCAACATGGGCGGCGCCCACTGA
- a CDS encoding TetR/AcrR family transcriptional regulator: MSPDQVETDGRGSRREWADAATDYVLERGLIGLTLRPLAAALGTSDRMLIYRFGSKDSLVAEVLRTSNARATEYLSHLPPSEGPKAAVRDLWAAVSHPAVDGCHRLYVEAAALRLFGQEPYASIVRETNNEWRSTVVDHLTRSGLDAPAARRISTLIDAAFVGLRLDLPLGDSNGTHDVDTAVADLATAVSLLAESPVGRQAAQPPGPASCWP; this comes from the coding sequence GTGTCGCCCGACCAGGTAGAGACCGACGGGCGCGGCTCACGCCGGGAGTGGGCCGACGCCGCCACTGACTACGTGCTGGAGCGCGGCCTGATCGGCCTGACCCTCAGGCCGCTGGCCGCCGCACTCGGCACCAGCGACCGGATGCTCATCTACCGGTTCGGCAGCAAGGACTCCCTCGTGGCCGAAGTCCTGCGGACCTCCAATGCCAGGGCAACCGAGTACCTCTCACACCTTCCTCCCTCCGAGGGCCCCAAGGCGGCTGTTCGTGACCTGTGGGCTGCGGTCTCGCACCCCGCCGTCGACGGATGCCACCGGCTGTACGTGGAGGCAGCGGCCCTGCGCCTGTTCGGCCAGGAGCCCTATGCCAGCATCGTCCGTGAGACGAACAACGAGTGGCGTTCGACCGTCGTCGACCACCTCACGAGATCGGGTCTCGACGCACCGGCGGCCCGTCGGATCTCAACCCTGATCGACGCCGCTTTCGTGGGGCTGCGACTGGACCTGCCGCTCGGCGACAGCAACGGCACCCACGACGTGGATACAGCCGTCGCTGACCTCGCCACGGCGGTCAGCCTGCTGGCCGAGAGCCCGGTCGGTCGTCAGGCCGCACAGCCTCCGGGTCCGGCGTCGTGCTGGCCCTGA
- a CDS encoding histidine kinase N-terminal 7TM domain-containing protein encodes MLTLFAVLMVVAGVVLAGLAAYVAWRRESRMGWSLAVLLVAVAWWGLAYAVELSVDDVAVKSRWGDLKYVGILALAPAWLVFVLQYTGRGSRVTRRLLAVLAVEPILALTLLAVPATHDLVRFYPPSAATEDLPIVQVGPAFWAILVYNNLLLVGATTMFVISMVRLARHYRRLAGVLLAVALLPWAANLLHNFAVGWFARIDLTPFAFTVTGGVLVWGLFHERLVDLAPLARSAVLDSMADGVFVLEPFGRIVDVNPAGAALTRASRAGLLGRRLEDVFPGTDVTGDGRAELTLNDTPHDRRTFDVSHRHLSDATGRPAGDLVVLHEITQRVRDRDRLQRVLAEKSRTAAALSASMIPPVLPAVAGIELASTYEPAGDGSEVGGDFLDVFGLDPQTWAFMLGDVSGKGAEAAAVSAAARYTLRALADPDRGPAEIVADVNAKLLAQTDVERHCTLIFGYLRPDDRGTSVSLTLAGHHPPLVLRATGEVDEVGRLGTALALFDDCELYDTTLELAPGEVLCAFTDGLIEARRKSNMFGSRRVAELLRRHGDLPVDELAALICEAVRTFHGDQLQDDVALLLIRASTTPDPEAVRPDDRPGSRPAG; translated from the coding sequence GTGTTGACGCTCTTCGCCGTCCTCATGGTCGTGGCGGGAGTAGTGCTGGCCGGTCTGGCGGCGTACGTCGCGTGGCGTCGAGAGTCCCGGATGGGCTGGAGCCTGGCGGTCCTTCTGGTCGCTGTGGCGTGGTGGGGCCTGGCCTATGCGGTGGAGCTCTCGGTCGACGACGTCGCGGTCAAGAGCCGCTGGGGGGACCTGAAGTACGTCGGGATCCTCGCCCTGGCACCGGCCTGGCTGGTCTTCGTGCTGCAGTACACCGGCCGCGGAAGTCGCGTGACGCGGCGTCTGCTGGCAGTCCTGGCGGTGGAGCCGATCCTCGCGCTCACGCTCCTCGCGGTCCCCGCGACCCACGACCTCGTGCGCTTCTACCCGCCATCGGCGGCAACCGAGGACCTCCCGATCGTGCAGGTCGGCCCGGCATTCTGGGCGATACTCGTGTACAACAACCTCCTTCTCGTCGGCGCGACCACCATGTTCGTGATCAGCATGGTGCGACTGGCCCGCCACTACCGTCGCCTGGCCGGAGTCCTCTTGGCCGTGGCGCTGCTGCCGTGGGCGGCGAACCTGCTGCACAACTTCGCGGTCGGTTGGTTCGCCCGGATCGACCTCACTCCCTTCGCCTTCACCGTCACCGGCGGGGTGCTGGTGTGGGGCCTGTTCCACGAACGGCTGGTCGACCTGGCTCCGCTGGCCCGCAGCGCCGTGCTCGACAGCATGGCCGACGGGGTCTTCGTGCTGGAGCCGTTCGGGCGGATCGTCGACGTGAACCCTGCTGGAGCCGCCCTGACCCGCGCCAGCCGCGCGGGGTTGCTGGGTCGCCGACTCGAGGACGTGTTCCCCGGCACGGACGTCACCGGGGACGGCCGGGCGGAGCTCACCCTGAACGACACGCCTCACGACCGTCGAACATTCGACGTCTCCCACCGCCACCTCAGCGACGCAACGGGTCGGCCAGCAGGCGACCTCGTCGTACTGCACGAGATCACTCAGCGCGTCCGCGACCGGGATCGCCTCCAGCGTGTGCTCGCCGAGAAGTCACGGACGGCTGCCGCCCTCTCAGCCAGCATGATCCCGCCCGTGCTGCCTGCGGTCGCCGGCATCGAGCTGGCAAGCACGTACGAACCGGCGGGCGACGGAAGCGAGGTCGGCGGCGACTTCCTCGACGTCTTCGGCCTCGACCCACAGACCTGGGCCTTCATGCTGGGCGACGTCAGCGGCAAGGGCGCCGAAGCGGCAGCCGTGAGCGCCGCCGCGCGGTACACACTGCGCGCCCTCGCCGACCCTGATCGCGGCCCCGCTGAGATCGTCGCCGATGTCAACGCCAAGCTGCTCGCCCAGACCGATGTCGAGCGGCACTGCACGCTCATCTTCGGTTACCTGCGACCCGACGATCGTGGGACGTCGGTGAGCCTCACCTTGGCCGGTCACCACCCACCCCTGGTACTGCGGGCCACCGGCGAGGTGGACGAGGTCGGACGCCTCGGCACCGCGCTGGCACTGTTCGACGACTGTGAGCTGTACGACACCACGCTCGAGCTGGCACCGGGAGAGGTGCTGTGCGCCTTCACCGACGGCCTCATCGAAGCACGCCGGAAGAGCAACATGTTCGGCTCCCGCCGCGTTGCCGAGCTGCTCCGCCGGCACGGCGACCTGCCGGTCGACGAGCTCGCCGCCTTGATCTGTGAGGCTGTCCGGACCTTCCACGGTGACCAGCTCCAGGACGACGTAGCCCTGCTCCTGATCAGGGCCAGCACGACGCCGGACCCGGAGGCTGTGCGGCCTGACGACCGACCGGGCTCTCGGCCAGCAGGCTGA
- a CDS encoding MEDS domain-containing protein: protein MAEREHVVAAYDEPGALVAYVASFVAESLANGIPVVTISRPAHRCAVDDVLAGLGTDPVDANRNGTLVALDADQTMSMFMVEGRPDPARFAAVVASLVPTDGGPVSAFGEMVSLLWERGEVAAALELESLWNTAIVAHPIRLLCAYPGELLSASSLSDVARVCDLHDHVSLVGSHPGAGEVPRCSDAALSSIHLPVPAAVSSVRHFVRDALTAWDLHALVGDVTLVTSELATNAVTHGGSPFRTSLVRADGVVRVAVEDRSRAWPERHHARPGDQDGRGMAIVATLSQRSGCESTPGGKIAWAELNI, encoded by the coding sequence ATGGCCGAGAGGGAGCACGTGGTCGCGGCCTACGACGAGCCCGGCGCGCTGGTCGCGTATGTCGCCAGCTTCGTCGCGGAGTCGCTCGCGAACGGCATCCCGGTCGTCACGATCAGTCGTCCCGCGCACCGATGTGCCGTCGATGACGTTCTGGCGGGCCTTGGGACCGACCCGGTCGACGCGAACCGGAACGGCACCCTGGTCGCTCTCGATGCCGACCAGACGATGAGCATGTTCATGGTCGAGGGGCGTCCGGACCCCGCCCGCTTCGCGGCAGTCGTCGCATCCTTGGTGCCGACCGACGGCGGTCCTGTCAGCGCTTTCGGCGAGATGGTGAGCCTGCTCTGGGAGCGCGGCGAGGTGGCGGCTGCCCTCGAGCTCGAGTCCTTGTGGAACACGGCCATCGTGGCGCACCCCATCAGGTTGCTGTGCGCCTACCCCGGAGAGCTGCTGTCAGCCTCCAGCCTGAGCGACGTGGCCCGGGTGTGCGATCTGCACGACCACGTCAGTCTTGTCGGGTCCCACCCGGGCGCCGGTGAGGTCCCGCGTTGTTCTGACGCGGCCCTCTCCAGCATCCACCTCCCCGTCCCGGCGGCGGTCTCGTCCGTGCGCCACTTCGTCCGCGACGCCCTGACTGCCTGGGACCTTCACGCCCTGGTCGGTGACGTCACACTGGTCACCTCCGAGCTCGCGACCAATGCCGTCACGCACGGCGGCTCGCCCTTCCGGACGTCGCTCGTTCGAGCCGACGGTGTCGTGCGCGTCGCCGTCGAGGACAGATCACGAGCCTGGCCCGAGCGGCACCACGCACGTCCGGGCGACCAGGACGGCCGGGGCATGGCCATCGTCGCGACGCTGTCGCAGCGGTCCGGATGCGAGTCCACCCCCGGCGGCAAGATCGCGTGGGCCGAGCTGAACATCTGA
- a CDS encoding NYN domain-containing protein encodes MIAAEREPEFDNEDELTVLVRRWIARPPPDNMDRTRNAAATSTPGVRRPTSLPTRRSQLLEPCGHSELARLGRHASGAAETPVRSTEDPPEVPQLLASPPEPTQRLALLVEARATPPETADGLIDVLAGMGSVTVRRGYADWTQPDMGAWLGLLRRHGIQPVHHFCEEGAELDSEQALVSMSVDAVDLARSSAVDTVVIVGNPGSMVPLVTRLQGSGVRVVAVGPESTPYGVRARSDDFIDFARLAVRPAESTRAGRHRA; translated from the coding sequence ATGATCGCAGCCGAGCGCGAGCCAGAATTCGACAACGAGGACGAGCTGACCGTCCTCGTCAGGCGCTGGATCGCCAGGCCGCCCCCGGACAACATGGACCGGACCCGCAACGCGGCGGCCACGAGCACTCCTGGGGTGCGGCGACCCACCTCGCTTCCTACTCGTCGCTCGCAACTGCTCGAGCCGTGCGGTCACTCGGAGCTCGCGCGTCTCGGGAGACACGCCAGCGGGGCGGCCGAGACGCCGGTCCGGTCCACCGAGGATCCTCCTGAGGTCCCGCAGCTGCTCGCGTCGCCGCCGGAGCCGACGCAGCGGCTCGCCCTGCTGGTCGAAGCCCGGGCGACCCCGCCGGAGACTGCCGACGGCCTGATCGACGTCCTGGCCGGCATGGGATCGGTCACGGTGCGCCGCGGTTATGCCGACTGGACCCAGCCCGACATGGGGGCGTGGCTCGGTCTGCTGCGCCGGCACGGCATCCAGCCCGTGCATCACTTCTGCGAGGAGGGTGCCGAGCTGGACAGCGAACAGGCGCTGGTGTCGATGTCCGTGGATGCGGTCGACCTCGCGCGCAGCTCTGCAGTCGACACGGTGGTGATCGTGGGCAACCCTGGCTCGATGGTCCCGTTGGTCACCCGGCTGCAGGGCTCCGGTGTCCGCGTCGTCGCCGTTGGCCCTGAGTCCACGCCGTACGGCGTGCGGGCGAGAAGTGACGACTTCATCGACTTCGCGAGGCTGGCCGTTCGGCCGGCGGAGAGCACGCGCGCGGGCAGGCACCGCGCCTGA